In the genome of Pseudoglutamicibacter cumminsii, one region contains:
- the glpX gene encoding class II fructose-bisphosphatase, which translates to MELVRVTEVAAIASAPWVGHGDKNGADGAAVDAMRAMLTTVDFNGVVVIGEGEKDEAPMLFNGEHVGSGNGPEADVAVDPIDGTRLTAQGLNNALSVMAVAERGTMYDPSAVFYMDKLVTGPEAADSVDLRLPIGENIRRVAKAKGKKPSQVTVTVLDRPRHADMIKEIREAGARTKLILDGDVAGAIAAARPDSGVDMLVGIGGTPEGIVTACAIRALGGVIQGRLHPTDDAEREAAEKAGLDVNQVLSTEDLVTTDNCYFVATGITDGDLLRGVRYRGDRIVTQSLVLRAKSGTVREVTAEHRADKWDGFTR; encoded by the coding sequence ATGGAGCTGGTCCGCGTGACTGAGGTCGCGGCGATCGCATCGGCCCCGTGGGTTGGCCACGGCGACAAGAACGGGGCGGACGGCGCGGCTGTCGATGCGATGCGTGCGATGCTCACGACCGTTGATTTCAACGGTGTCGTGGTGATCGGTGAGGGCGAGAAGGATGAAGCCCCGATGCTGTTCAACGGCGAGCACGTGGGTTCCGGTAACGGTCCCGAAGCCGATGTTGCGGTTGACCCGATCGACGGCACCCGTCTTACGGCGCAGGGCCTGAACAATGCGCTGTCCGTGATGGCTGTTGCTGAACGCGGGACGATGTACGACCCTTCGGCAGTGTTCTACATGGACAAGCTCGTGACCGGCCCGGAGGCCGCGGATTCGGTTGATCTCCGCTTGCCGATCGGCGAGAACATTCGCCGTGTTGCGAAGGCTAAGGGTAAGAAGCCATCCCAGGTGACGGTGACCGTACTTGATCGCCCACGTCACGCTGACATGATCAAGGAGATCCGCGAGGCTGGTGCGCGCACCAAGCTGATCCTCGACGGTGATGTTGCAGGCGCGATCGCGGCCGCTCGCCCTGATTCGGGTGTCGACATGCTCGTGGGTATCGGTGGTACCCCTGAAGGCATCGTGACCGCGTGCGCTATCCGCGCACTGGGCGGCGTGATCCAGGGCCGCTTGCACCCAACGGATGACGCTGAGCGCGAGGCCGCAGAGAAGGCCGGCTTGGACGTCAACCAGGTTTTGTCGACCGAGGACCTCGTCACGACCGACAACTGCTACTTCGTCGCGACCGGCATCACCGACGGCGACCTGCTACGCGGTGTCCGCTACCGTGGCGACCGCATCGTGACCCAGTCCCTCGTGCTTCGGGCCAAGTCCGGCACCGTTCGCGAAGTAACCGCAGAGCACCGCGCCGACAAATGGGACGGATTCACCCGCTAA